In Rhodothermales bacterium, a single window of DNA contains:
- a CDS encoding VWA domain-containing protein translates to MNWLHPEFVWSLVAVPVAVLLFLWAAWQRRKGVLAFGHAPLVARLAATVSSRRRRWKAGLIALGVFFLAVALIGPRFGTQLREVKREGIDLVVALDVSASMMAEDVAPNRLDRARNEVKKLLSELQGDRVGLVTFAGDAFIQCPLTTDYSAIRLFLDVADPSLIPTPGTDFGAALNMAIQAFKGGVNTDEAASTEDRTRALLIVSDGENHIANLEQVLTQAREANIVVFTAGVGETEGVPIPVYRNGRRIDFKKDRRGRVVSTQLEEGSLQQLAEDGAYFRIARTSSSLPKITASLQRLEKTEFGAEEFAEYEEQYQWPLVLGLLLLTLERFVSDRRKPAATGIELPKATV, encoded by the coding sequence ATGAATTGGCTACACCCTGAATTTGTCTGGAGCCTGGTGGCGGTACCGGTGGCGGTGCTGCTTTTTTTGTGGGCGGCCTGGCAGCGCCGAAAAGGGGTGCTGGCGTTTGGTCATGCGCCGCTGGTGGCGCGCCTCGCGGCCACGGTAAGTAGCCGTCGCCGGCGGTGGAAAGCCGGCCTGATCGCCCTGGGCGTGTTTTTCCTGGCCGTCGCACTCATCGGACCGCGCTTTGGCACCCAGCTCCGCGAAGTCAAGCGCGAGGGCATCGACCTCGTCGTCGCGCTCGACGTTTCGGCGTCGATGATGGCCGAGGACGTGGCGCCCAACCGGCTCGACCGCGCACGAAACGAGGTCAAGAAACTGCTCAGCGAGCTCCAGGGGGATCGCGTCGGCCTGGTCACCTTCGCCGGCGACGCGTTCATCCAGTGCCCGCTTACTACAGACTACAGTGCCATCCGTCTCTTTCTCGACGTCGCCGACCCCTCCCTCATCCCGACCCCCGGTACCGATTTCGGCGCTGCCCTCAACATGGCCATCCAGGCCTTCAAGGGCGGGGTCAACACCGACGAAGCCGCGTCGACGGAAGATCGAACCCGGGCGCTCCTCATCGTCTCCGATGGGGAAAACCACATCGCCAATCTGGAGCAGGTCCTCACCCAGGCGCGGGAAGCAAACATCGTCGTCTTCACCGCCGGCGTAGGGGAAACGGAAGGTGTGCCCATCCCGGTGTATCGAAATGGCCGGCGTATCGATTTCAAGAAGGATCGCCGCGGTCGTGTGGTCAGCACGCAACTTGAGGAGGGAAGCCTCCAGCAGCTGGCGGAAGACGGCGCCTATTTTCGCATCGCCCGCACCTCCAGCTCTCTCCCGAAAATAACGGCGAGTTTGCAACGTTTAGAAAAGACCGAGTTCGGCGCGGAAGAGTTCGCCGAGTATGAGGAACAGTATCAGTGGCCCCTCGTCCTGGGACTCCTGCTGCTCACGCTCGAACGCTTCGTGAGCGACCGGCGTAAGCCGGCCGCTACAGGCATCGAACTCCCGAAAGCCACTGTTTGA